One Myxococcales bacterium genomic window carries:
- the trxA gene encoding thioredoxin, giving the protein MTTAVRSASDADFADTVLARSRAVPVLVDFWAPWCGPCRVLGPVLEDLAASEVGRFEVVKVDTEQNPEVAARYQISSIPAVKLFVDGEVAAEFVGALPEPRIRAFLDEHLPSAAAEHAHDAAHALALGDLTEARRHAEAALAAAPPAAAAATAHAVLARCDLAAGALAEAAAHGGAVPPAAPEWDAAQAVTELVALAQATAAERADPPETPTARFAHAIAAISAGDVTDGLDQLLALVGDDRRWRDEAARKAMLIVFRVIGIRSDTADAYRRRLSVLL; this is encoded by the coding sequence ATGACCACCGCCGTCCGCTCCGCCTCCGACGCCGACTTCGCCGACACCGTCCTGGCTCGCTCGCGCGCGGTGCCGGTGCTGGTCGACTTCTGGGCGCCGTGGTGCGGGCCGTGCCGCGTGCTCGGGCCGGTGCTCGAGGACCTGGCCGCGAGCGAGGTCGGCCGGTTCGAGGTGGTCAAGGTCGACACCGAGCAGAACCCCGAGGTGGCCGCGCGCTACCAGATCAGCAGCATCCCGGCGGTCAAGCTGTTCGTCGACGGCGAGGTCGCCGCCGAGTTCGTCGGCGCGCTGCCCGAGCCGCGCATCCGGGCCTTCCTCGACGAGCACCTGCCCAGCGCCGCCGCGGAGCACGCCCACGACGCCGCCCACGCCCTGGCCCTGGGCGATCTGACCGAGGCCCGGCGCCACGCCGAGGCCGCCCTGGCCGCCGCGCCGCCGGCCGCGGCCGCGGCGACCGCGCACGCGGTGCTGGCGCGCTGTGACCTCGCGGCCGGCGCGCTGGCCGAGGCGGCGGCCCACGGCGGGGCCGTGCCCCCGGCCGCGCCCGAGTGGGACGCGGCCCAGGCGGTGACCGAGCTGGTCGCGCTGGCCCAGGCCACCGCCGCCGAGCGCGCCGACCCGCCCGAGACCCCGACCGCCCGGTTCGCGCACGCGATCGCGGCGATCAGCGCGGGTGACGTCACCGACGGCCTCGACCAGCTGCTGGCGCTGGTCGGCGACGATCGGCGCTGGCGCGACGAGGCCGCGCGCAAGGCCATGCTGATCGTGTTCCGCGTGATCGGCATCCGCAGCGACACCGCCGACGCCTACCGTCGCCGCCTCAGCGTGCTGCTGTGA